A genomic stretch from Antarcticibacterium flavum includes:
- a CDS encoding imelysin family protein, with product MTNYNQFFSLVLVALMLVSCTSDDGEREENGNNFDRGALLENWADNIIVPSFQNFALYTEDLEAETEAFVQDPSEASLAQLRNSFEEAYIQFQTVAPFGVGMAETVNYRMFLNTYPVDVATVKSKIESGSYNLELPSSYDEQGFPALDFLLNGVAEQDADIIEYYSIHTDASNYGEYLQAVSSRINKLTQDVLVHWQGSYRDDFVSNTGSSTTGSVDRFTNNYVMYYEKHLRTGKIGIPAGAFTGNPVPQNVEALYSQDLSKDLYLKAVETVKNFFNGKHFGSNVTGPSYKQYLDHLNTVKNSTDLSSLINTQFDAIEEQANDLNNNFLEQVQSNNTVMLEAFDALQKNVVLLKVDMLQALSISVDYVDTDGD from the coding sequence ATGACAAATTATAACCAATTTTTCAGCTTAGTCCTTGTAGCTTTAATGCTGGTTTCCTGTACCTCAGATGACGGGGAGAGGGAAGAAAACGGAAATAACTTTGACCGCGGTGCACTCCTGGAAAACTGGGCAGATAATATCATTGTGCCTTCCTTCCAAAATTTCGCTTTATATACTGAAGATTTGGAAGCCGAAACGGAGGCATTTGTTCAGGATCCTTCAGAAGCTTCCCTGGCACAATTAAGAAATTCCTTTGAGGAGGCTTATATACAGTTCCAGACTGTTGCGCCTTTTGGCGTGGGAATGGCAGAAACTGTTAATTACAGGATGTTTCTTAACACTTATCCGGTGGATGTGGCAACAGTTAAGAGCAAAATTGAAAGTGGAAGCTACAACCTTGAATTGCCATCTTCTTACGATGAACAGGGGTTTCCCGCTTTAGATTTTTTGCTGAACGGTGTAGCTGAGCAGGATGCTGATATCATAGAATACTATAGCATTCATACAGATGCTTCAAACTATGGCGAGTATCTGCAGGCCGTTTCTTCCAGGATCAATAAACTCACTCAGGATGTTTTAGTACACTGGCAGGGATCTTACAGGGATGATTTCGTAAGTAATACGGGATCATCTACTACAGGTTCTGTCGATCGTTTTACTAACAATTACGTTATGTACTACGAGAAACATCTTAGGACCGGAAAAATTGGTATCCCTGCAGGAGCTTTTACTGGGAATCCTGTGCCTCAAAATGTAGAAGCGCTGTATTCACAGGATCTGTCAAAAGATCTTTATCTCAAGGCGGTGGAAACAGTAAAGAATTTCTTCAATGGAAAGCATTTTGGCAGTAATGTAACAGGTCCTAGCTATAAACAATACCTGGATCACCTTAATACCGTCAAGAATTCCACAGATCTTAGCAGCCTTATCAATACCCAGTTCGATGCTATTGAAGAGCAGGCAAATGATCTCAACAATAATTTCCTTGAACAGGTTCAATCAAATAACACCGTTATGTTGGAGGCTTTTGATGCCCTTCAAAAAAATGTGGTATTGTTGAAAGTGGATATGTTACAGGCATTGTCCATAAGCGTAGACTATGTTGATACGGATGGAGACTAG
- a CDS encoding hydroxymethylglutaryl-CoA lyase: MDKIKLIECPRDAMQGIRTFIPTEKKIQYLQSLLRCGFDTIDFGSFVSPKAIPQMADTAKVLEGLDLSKTTSKLLAIIANTRGAQDASQHEEIQYLGYPFSISENFQMRNTHKTIAESVQTLQEILEIAESTNKEVVAYLSMGFGNPYGDPWNVDIVGEWTEKLSGMGVKILSLSDTVGTSTPDVIEYLFSNLIPRYPEIEFGAHLHTTPTSWHEKIDAAYKAGCKRFDGAIQGFGGCPMAKDELTGNMPTEKVLSYFNSKKADTNVKMTSFEASYNEATKIFTTNH, from the coding sequence ATGGATAAGATCAAACTCATTGAATGCCCGAGAGACGCCATGCAGGGCATTAGAACTTTCATTCCTACAGAAAAAAAAATACAGTATTTACAGTCCCTTCTAAGATGTGGGTTTGACACCATAGATTTTGGAAGTTTTGTATCACCCAAAGCCATCCCTCAAATGGCAGATACGGCGAAGGTTCTTGAAGGACTTGATCTATCAAAAACAACCAGCAAACTTCTTGCGATAATTGCCAACACCCGGGGTGCACAGGATGCTTCACAACATGAGGAAATCCAATATCTGGGTTATCCCTTTTCAATTTCAGAAAACTTCCAGATGCGGAATACCCACAAGACAATTGCCGAGTCTGTACAGACCCTGCAGGAGATCCTTGAGATCGCAGAGAGCACCAATAAGGAGGTGGTGGCCTACCTTTCTATGGGCTTCGGGAATCCTTACGGGGATCCATGGAATGTCGATATCGTGGGAGAGTGGACAGAAAAATTATCAGGAATGGGGGTAAAGATCTTGTCCCTGTCTGATACCGTTGGAACTTCTACTCCAGATGTTATTGAATATCTTTTCTCCAATCTTATTCCCCGTTATCCTGAAATTGAATTTGGGGCTCACTTGCACACCACTCCTACCTCCTGGCACGAAAAGATCGACGCAGCTTATAAGGCTGGCTGCAAAAGGTTTGATGGAGCTATCCAGGGATTTGGTGGCTGCCCAATGGCAAAGGATGAACTAACCGGCAATATGCCTACAGAGAAGGTCCTTTCTTATTTCAATTCGAAGAAAGCAGATACGAATGTGAAAATGACCAGTTTTGAAGCTTCTTACAATGAGGCTACTAAGATCTTTACTACTAACCATTAG
- a CDS encoding ABC transporter permease, translating into MKQAGSKSIFSYKYRLKRLKRDSNKWAVLTLFILFLIALPVISIGVKLFSGPGETWGHIVDNLLLDYIGNSFFLIFACGALVLLLGVTSAWLVARFEFPLRQQMEWLLILPLAIPGYIVAYAYAGVFDYGGSFQLILQSLGFEFIRLDIMNRWGLAFVLGVSLFPYVYVSSRAFFLNQANSLLEASEMLGVGQVKTFFRLMLPMARPAIVAGLILVLMEVLNDYGAAKYYGVNTFTTGIFRSWFSLEEPETAVYLSALLIVIVFSLILLEKFQRRHVRFNSSRNNNDRIFRRKVSSRKQLVIFLVVFIPVLLGFLIPVAQLIYWATLTYGKVFDISFLALSLQSFGIAFLTAFITVIFAVTLIYFSKWSRLSFVRNVSKLGVLGYAIPGAVIAIGIMIPTISIDKWLIGVMDFLFNLNIGLILTGTLVALIYAYVVRFLAVAYNPIESTALKVSNAIPDSSKMLGVGNLRTFFKVEFPLIRTGIASAFILVFIDVLKELPLTLILKPFHVNTLAVKAYEYASDEMVMESAIPSLFIIITVMIPVIFLNRQLIK; encoded by the coding sequence ATGAAACAGGCTGGAAGTAAAAGCATATTTTCTTATAAATACAGGTTAAAGAGATTAAAAAGGGATAGCAATAAGTGGGCGGTTCTCACATTATTCATTCTTTTCCTTATTGCTTTACCTGTTATTTCTATTGGGGTAAAGCTGTTTTCAGGCCCCGGGGAAACCTGGGGTCATATTGTAGATAACTTGCTCCTGGATTATATTGGGAATTCCTTCTTTCTCATTTTTGCTTGCGGCGCTCTGGTCCTTCTTCTGGGGGTAACTTCAGCCTGGCTGGTGGCCCGTTTTGAATTTCCGTTAAGGCAGCAAATGGAATGGCTGCTTATTCTGCCCCTGGCCATACCAGGATATATTGTAGCCTATGCCTATGCGGGTGTCTTTGATTATGGAGGTAGCTTCCAGTTGATACTCCAAAGCCTGGGTTTTGAATTTATTCGGCTGGATATAATGAACAGGTGGGGCCTGGCGTTTGTCCTGGGAGTTTCTTTATTTCCTTATGTTTATGTAAGCTCCAGAGCCTTTTTTCTCAACCAGGCGAATAGTCTCCTGGAAGCTTCAGAAATGCTTGGAGTGGGGCAGGTGAAAACTTTTTTCAGGTTAATGCTTCCTATGGCAAGGCCGGCTATAGTGGCCGGGTTGATCCTGGTACTTATGGAGGTGTTGAATGATTACGGGGCAGCCAAATACTACGGGGTCAATACCTTTACAACAGGGATCTTCAGGTCGTGGTTTTCTCTGGAAGAGCCTGAAACTGCAGTGTATCTTTCAGCCTTATTAATTGTTATAGTTTTTAGCCTTATCCTGCTGGAAAAATTTCAGCGCCGGCACGTTCGTTTTAACAGCAGCCGCAATAACAACGACCGTATATTCAGAAGAAAGGTGAGTAGCAGGAAACAACTTGTTATATTCCTGGTTGTATTCATTCCCGTATTACTGGGATTCCTTATTCCGGTGGCCCAATTAATCTATTGGGCAACTCTTACTTACGGGAAGGTTTTTGATATTTCCTTTCTTGCCCTATCTCTTCAAAGTTTTGGGATTGCCTTTCTAACTGCATTTATTACGGTAATTTTTGCGGTCACTCTTATATATTTCTCAAAATGGAGCAGGTTATCTTTTGTACGAAATGTTTCAAAACTGGGAGTATTGGGTTATGCTATCCCGGGTGCTGTAATTGCAATAGGGATTATGATCCCCACTATTTCAATAGATAAATGGTTAATAGGAGTGATGGATTTTCTTTTTAACCTTAATATAGGGCTCATATTAACCGGTACCCTGGTTGCCCTTATATATGCTTATGTGGTGAGGTTTCTTGCAGTAGCTTACAATCCAATAGAATCTACTGCACTAAAAGTAAGCAACGCAATTCCAGATTCTTCCAAGATGTTGGGAGTTGGGAATCTAAGGACCTTTTTTAAGGTAGAATTTCCACTCATTAGAACAGGTATAGCCAGTGCTTTTATTTTGGTTTTCATTGATGTTCTAAAAGAATTACCTTTAACCCTTATTCTTAAACCTTTTCATGTGAATACCCTCGCGGTGAAAGCATATGAATATGCCAGCGACGAAATGGTAATGGAATCTGCAATCCCGTCATTATTCATAATAATCACGGTTATGATTCCGGTAATTTTTTTGAACAGGCAGCTTATTAAATAG
- a CDS encoding HTTM domain-containing protein encodes MQKLSAYLNKNTEAAPLAVFRIFFGVMMFISILRFAMLGWIEKLYIAPSFFFSYYGFEWVRPLGEWTYLIFIISGISALLVAVGYKYRLAVIVFFLSFTYIELMDKTTYLNHYYFISILSFLLIFLPANAYYSIDAWKKPSSAFQRIPAWCIDSIKLLIGIVYFYAGLAKINSDWLLKAMPLKIWLPSKYDLPLLGDLLQQEWTHYFFSWSGMLYDLAIPFLLLSRKTRWFGFILVVVFHLVTRILFPIGMFPYIMIVSALIFFDAGLHHKILKKISALCRISKSHFDNGLEKYFEPINRKLLLGVLSLFFLIQLLFPWRYLLYPGELFWTEEGFRFSWRVMLMEKSGYAQFKVLDGKTGSWFYVDNSDFLSPFQEKQMATQPDFMLEYAHFLARHFAKDGHENIEIYVENYVALNGRRSVPYIDPQINLLEHKDSFRPKTFILPFHDTIKGI; translated from the coding sequence ATGCAAAAATTATCAGCATATCTAAATAAAAATACGGAAGCCGCCCCCTTGGCGGTTTTTCGTATTTTTTTTGGTGTTATGATGTTCATAAGCATTTTACGGTTTGCGATGCTTGGATGGATTGAAAAGCTTTATATCGCCCCTTCCTTCTTTTTTTCCTATTATGGTTTTGAATGGGTGAGGCCCCTGGGAGAATGGACTTATCTCATTTTTATAATTTCTGGGATCTCAGCTTTACTTGTAGCTGTAGGTTATAAATACCGTCTGGCGGTCATAGTTTTTTTTCTGAGCTTTACTTACATAGAATTAATGGATAAGACTACGTATCTTAATCATTATTACTTTATAAGTATCCTTAGTTTTCTCCTCATCTTTTTACCGGCCAATGCTTATTATTCTATTGATGCCTGGAAAAAACCATCCAGTGCCTTCCAAAGGATCCCTGCCTGGTGTATTGACAGTATTAAATTGTTGATTGGGATTGTATATTTTTATGCCGGCCTTGCCAAAATAAATTCAGACTGGTTGTTAAAGGCTATGCCTTTAAAGATATGGTTACCTTCAAAATATGATCTTCCACTTTTGGGCGATTTACTGCAACAGGAGTGGACCCATTATTTCTTTAGCTGGTCCGGGATGCTGTATGACCTGGCAATACCTTTTCTTTTATTGTCCAGGAAAACCAGGTGGTTTGGATTTATACTTGTAGTAGTGTTTCACCTTGTAACAAGGATCCTGTTTCCTATTGGAATGTTCCCATACATTATGATAGTAAGTGCTCTTATATTCTTTGATGCCGGCCTTCACCATAAGATCCTTAAAAAAATATCTGCTCTATGTAGAATATCTAAATCTCACTTTGATAATGGCCTGGAAAAGTACTTTGAACCAATAAATAGGAAATTATTACTGGGTGTTCTTAGCCTGTTCTTCTTAATTCAGCTTCTTTTTCCCTGGAGATACTTACTGTACCCGGGAGAGTTGTTCTGGACAGAAGAAGGTTTTCGCTTTTCCTGGAGGGTGATGCTTATGGAAAAGTCCGGTTACGCGCAATTTAAGGTCCTTGATGGAAAAACCGGTTCCTGGTTCTATGTTGATAATTCAGATTTTCTAAGTCCGTTTCAGGAAAAACAAATGGCTACACAACCAGATTTTATGCTGGAATATGCCCACTTCCTGGCCAGGCATTTTGCAAAGGACGGTCATGAAAATATTGAGATATACGTGGAAAATTACGTTGCCCTTAACGGCAGGAGAAGTGTGCCGTACATTGATCCTCAAATAAACCTTCTTGAACACAAAGACTCATTTAGACCAAAAACCTTTATACTCCCCTTCCATGACACTATCAAAGGCATTTAG
- a CDS encoding DUF4856 domain-containing protein: MKRVLFAAVLGGLTLASCSSNDDTIIENEKIIDVPANYTFERDGNSSVHFDGQTTRLEMTSVLASSFKDFNNATEESLSNMFSNTNNPFSSEDLNTSDKSIKSKVAASDLYFSTNTVESVASKNDFEGYITAQINEVFPNENEVAARGVAGQIADGSSVRYVNPQGLEWDQAFAKGLIGALVADQVLNHYLASSVLDAGDNVQKNNDGLTEDGKSYTTMEHKWDEAYGYVYGHPSVPSTNPNSALTSNSDPLLFKYLGRVNSDPDFAGIAEETFDAFKLGRAAIVAGEYDVRDEQIDIIRENISKVIGIRAVYYLQAGKRALEEGKMGTAFHDLSEGYGFIYSLRFTHNPDTNSPYLSKSEVDDILETLMAGDGFWDVTPLTLDALSEAIAAPFNFTVAEAAE, translated from the coding sequence ATGAAAAGAGTTCTGTTCGCAGCAGTATTGGGAGGATTGACTTTAGCCTCTTGTTCATCAAATGATGACACCATTATTGAAAACGAAAAAATCATAGATGTACCTGCAAACTATACCTTTGAAAGGGATGGTAATTCATCTGTTCATTTTGATGGACAAACCACAAGGCTTGAAATGACCTCTGTACTTGCATCTTCCTTTAAAGACTTTAACAACGCTACAGAGGAAAGTCTTTCCAATATGTTCTCAAATACCAATAATCCCTTTTCTTCAGAGGATCTAAACACTTCAGATAAAAGTATTAAGAGTAAAGTGGCGGCTTCAGATCTTTATTTTTCTACAAACACTGTAGAAAGTGTGGCGAGTAAAAATGACTTTGAAGGTTATATCACCGCCCAGATCAATGAAGTTTTTCCAAATGAAAATGAAGTTGCTGCCCGTGGTGTTGCAGGACAAATCGCAGATGGCTCCAGCGTACGGTACGTTAATCCCCAAGGTTTAGAATGGGATCAGGCTTTCGCCAAAGGACTTATTGGTGCTTTGGTGGCAGATCAGGTATTAAACCACTATCTGGCTTCCTCTGTTCTTGATGCGGGAGATAATGTTCAAAAAAATAATGATGGGTTGACTGAGGACGGCAAGAGTTATACAACCATGGAGCACAAATGGGATGAGGCTTACGGGTATGTGTACGGGCATCCATCTGTACCTTCAACGAATCCTAATTCTGCCCTTACAAGTAACAGTGATCCATTGCTATTTAAGTACCTTGGACGCGTAAATTCAGATCCCGATTTTGCTGGTATTGCTGAAGAAACCTTCGATGCTTTTAAGTTAGGTCGTGCCGCAATAGTTGCAGGGGAATATGATGTGAGAGACGAGCAAATCGATATTATACGGGAGAACATTTCAAAAGTGATAGGGATTCGTGCAGTGTATTATTTACAAGCTGGAAAAAGAGCTCTTGAAGAAGGAAAAATGGGAACTGCTTTTCATGACCTTTCAGAAGGATATGGTTTTATTTACAGCTTAAGATTTACCCATAATCCAGATACCAACTCACCATACCTATCGAAATCTGAAGTAGATGATATACTTGAGACTTTAATGGCAGGCGACGGGTTTTGGGATGTAACTCCTTTGACGCTGGATGCTCTTTCAGAAGCAATAGCTGCACCATTTAATTTTACAGTTGCAGAGGCAGCTGAGTAA
- a CDS encoding Fe(3+) ABC transporter substrate-binding protein: MRKFLLALAAIAVFTSCKNEKKTEASSDSPGEVNVYTHRHYAADQELFSQFEETTGIKVNVINANADELIQKMNIEGEQSPADVLITVDAGRLTRAKDQGLLQAVESEVLNNTVASHLKDPDNQWFGLTKRARIIVYAPERVDSTELSTYEDLATSKWNDRILVRSSENIYNQSLFASIIVNNGEEAAREWAKGLVENMARTPKGNDRDQVKAVVAGEGDIAIVNTYYIGNLLNSEDPEEVKAGEAVKVFFPNQEGRGTHINVSGAGVARYAPNKENAVRFIEFLVSKEAQEVFANSNYEYPVNTEVQPAQLLQSWGEFKEDSLNLSKLGEFNKKAVLIFDETGWK, translated from the coding sequence ATGAGAAAATTTTTACTGGCCTTAGCAGCCATCGCGGTGTTCACAAGTTGTAAAAACGAAAAGAAAACAGAAGCTTCGAGCGATTCTCCCGGGGAGGTAAATGTCTATACCCACAGGCATTATGCAGCCGATCAAGAATTGTTTAGTCAATTTGAGGAAACTACCGGTATAAAAGTCAATGTTATCAATGCCAATGCCGATGAGCTTATCCAAAAAATGAATATCGAGGGAGAGCAGTCTCCTGCCGATGTTCTTATCACTGTTGATGCCGGACGGCTTACCCGTGCAAAAGACCAGGGATTGTTGCAGGCAGTGGAGTCAGAGGTTTTAAATAATACAGTAGCTTCTCACCTTAAAGATCCGGACAACCAGTGGTTTGGTCTTACCAAAAGAGCAAGAATTATTGTTTATGCTCCGGAAAGGGTGGATAGCACCGAGCTTTCTACTTATGAAGATCTCGCTACCAGCAAATGGAACGACAGGATCCTGGTGCGTTCTTCAGAAAATATTTATAACCAATCCCTTTTTGCATCCATTATCGTTAATAATGGAGAGGAAGCTGCGCGAGAATGGGCAAAAGGTCTGGTGGAGAATATGGCCAGAACTCCTAAGGGAAATGATCGTGACCAGGTAAAGGCTGTTGTTGCCGGAGAAGGAGATATTGCAATAGTGAATACCTATTACATAGGTAATTTACTGAATTCTGAGGATCCTGAAGAAGTAAAGGCAGGTGAGGCTGTAAAAGTTTTCTTTCCAAATCAGGAAGGAAGAGGAACTCATATAAACGTTAGTGGAGCAGGAGTTGCACGTTATGCACCGAATAAAGAAAATGCGGTAAGATTTATTGAATTCCTGGTTTCCAAAGAAGCCCAGGAGGTTTTTGCCAATTCCAACTATGAGTATCCTGTAAACACAGAAGTGCAGCCTGCTCAACTATTACAGAGCTGGGGAGAGTTTAAGGAAGATAGTCTCAACCTTTCCAAACTGGGAGAATTTAATAAAAAAGCCGTTCTAATATTTGATGAAACAGGCTGGAAGTAA
- a CDS encoding TonB-dependent receptor domain-containing protein, giving the protein MTLSKAFSLLFLFTLGTINAQETLRGKVVSAENGLPVAEAEVYNRTTGKLVVTDNNGDFQFVELEAGKYELTIFSFQHEIIESTVDVPGKGVMLFELMPLSEILSEVVLTQRRKKLFALRSLRQVEGTAIYAGKKSEVVLIDELTANLATNNARQIYSQIVGLNIYDNGDAGLQLNIGGRGLDPNRTQNFNTRQNDYDISADVLGYPESYYTPPAEALSEIQVVRGAASLQYGTQFGGLINFKFKKPSYKKIELVSRQSTGSYNLFTSFNSLSGTVGKFSYYTYFNYKKGEGFRPNSEYKSYNAFAHLGYQLAENTKISFEYTLLDYLAQQPGGLTDAQFYRDPSYSNRERNWFDVNWNLYALKLEHNLSSKTEVSLNLFGLDASRKAVGYRENRVSQPDDLESPRELLSDDFNYWGAEARILTRYKFFKESVLLVGSKYYQAKNFQRQGPGSAGAGPDFSFATNEFPNYSRQSDFQFPNRNLAFFGENIFNFTDKFSVTPGVRIEYIDTQSEGTYKNIFLDLAGNVLQNETLTDNRDLERSFILLGVGTAYKISNNSEIYANFSENYRSVTFNDIRVVNPVFQVDPNISDETGYTADIGVRGRLGNYINFDAGLFALKYNDRIGEILKTEVRTNAQGEEVETGRLVRFRGNIGDAFIYGIETFADWNLQTTFFPAANDFIAGIFINSALTDSEYIRSEQTNVEGNKVEFIPTWNLKTGTNFGYRNFLGRLQYTYLSRQFSDATNALQDINDSQRGIEGAIPAYGILDLSLSYSLGRYKLESGVNNLLNETYFTRRATGYPGPGIIPAQPITWYATLQIKL; this is encoded by the coding sequence ATGACACTATCAAAGGCATTTAGTTTACTGTTTTTATTTACTCTTGGAACTATTAATGCCCAGGAGACTCTAAGAGGAAAAGTAGTGTCTGCTGAAAATGGGCTTCCGGTGGCAGAAGCTGAGGTTTATAATCGCACTACAGGAAAACTGGTCGTTACAGATAATAATGGGGACTTTCAATTCGTTGAACTAGAGGCAGGAAAATATGAGTTAACTATTTTTAGTTTTCAACATGAGATAATAGAAAGTACCGTAGATGTTCCCGGGAAAGGAGTTATGTTATTTGAATTAATGCCACTTTCTGAAATTCTTTCAGAAGTGGTTCTTACCCAACGCAGAAAGAAGCTGTTCGCCCTTAGAAGTTTACGGCAGGTGGAAGGAACAGCCATATATGCGGGAAAAAAAAGTGAAGTAGTGCTTATAGATGAACTCACGGCCAATCTTGCAACAAATAATGCCAGGCAAATATATAGCCAGATTGTTGGGCTTAATATTTATGATAATGGCGATGCTGGTTTACAGCTCAATATTGGTGGAAGAGGATTGGATCCAAATCGTACTCAAAACTTCAATACCCGGCAAAATGACTACGATATCTCAGCAGATGTCCTGGGCTACCCCGAAAGTTATTACACCCCTCCGGCTGAGGCATTGAGTGAAATACAAGTGGTAAGAGGGGCGGCTTCCCTTCAATACGGAACACAATTTGGGGGCCTCATTAACTTTAAGTTCAAAAAACCTTCTTATAAAAAGATTGAACTTGTTTCCCGTCAATCTACGGGTTCTTACAACCTTTTTACCAGTTTTAACAGTCTAAGCGGTACGGTTGGCAAATTCAGTTACTACACTTACTTTAATTATAAGAAAGGTGAGGGCTTCCGTCCAAATTCTGAATATAAATCTTATAACGCCTTTGCCCATCTTGGCTACCAGCTTGCAGAGAATACTAAGATATCCTTTGAATACACCCTATTGGATTATCTCGCTCAACAGCCGGGTGGGTTAACAGATGCGCAATTCTACAGAGATCCTTCCTATAGTAACCGGGAAAGGAATTGGTTTGATGTAAACTGGAATCTATATGCCCTCAAGCTGGAGCATAATTTATCATCAAAAACCGAAGTAAGTTTAAACCTTTTTGGGCTGGATGCTTCACGTAAGGCTGTAGGTTACAGAGAAAACAGGGTTTCGCAGCCTGATGATCTTGAGTCGCCGAGGGAACTACTATCAGATGATTTTAATTATTGGGGTGCTGAAGCCCGGATTCTTACCAGGTATAAATTTTTCAAGGAGTCTGTGTTATTAGTTGGGTCAAAATATTACCAGGCAAAGAATTTCCAGCGCCAGGGGCCCGGAAGTGCAGGTGCAGGTCCAGATTTTTCGTTTGCTACCAACGAATTCCCGAATTATTCCCGCCAGTCAGATTTTCAATTTCCTAACAGGAATCTCGCCTTTTTTGGTGAAAATATCTTCAATTTCACCGATAAATTTTCTGTTACTCCAGGTGTAAGGATTGAATATATCGATACTCAAAGTGAAGGTACCTATAAAAATATATTTCTTGATCTCGCCGGGAATGTGCTGCAGAATGAAACTCTCACAGATAACCGGGATTTGGAACGGAGCTTTATTTTATTGGGAGTTGGCACTGCTTATAAAATTTCCAATAATTCTGAAATTTATGCCAATTTCTCAGAAAACTACCGCTCAGTTACATTTAATGATATTCGGGTGGTGAATCCTGTTTTTCAGGTTGACCCAAATATCTCTGACGAAACCGGGTATACTGCAGATATTGGGGTTCGGGGTAGGTTGGGAAATTATATCAATTTTGATGCAGGATTGTTCGCCCTTAAATACAATGATCGCATTGGAGAAATATTAAAGACAGAGGTTAGGACAAATGCACAGGGGGAAGAGGTTGAAACGGGGAGGCTGGTAAGGTTTCGCGGGAATATTGGAGATGCTTTTATCTATGGAATCGAAACGTTTGCCGACTGGAACTTGCAAACAACCTTTTTCCCGGCGGCCAATGATTTTATTGCGGGTATTTTCATCAACTCCGCTCTCACAGATTCAGAATATATTCGCTCTGAGCAAACCAATGTAGAAGGTAATAAAGTAGAGTTTATTCCCACCTGGAATTTAAAGACCGGAACCAATTTTGGGTACAGGAATTTTCTTGGAAGGCTGCAGTACACTTATCTTTCAAGGCAATTTTCAGATGCCACCAATGCGCTACAGGATATAAATGATTCCCAGCGAGGAATCGAAGGTGCCATCCCGGCTTATGGAATCCTTGATCTTTCCCTGTCCTATTCATTGGGACGCTATAAGCTTGAAAGTGGAGTGAACAATCTTTTAAATGAAACATATTTCACAAGAAGGGCAACGGGTTATCCCGGCCCAGGGATCATCCCGGCCCAACCAATTACATGGTACGCCACCCTGCAGATTAAACTATAA
- a CDS encoding LysE family translocator: MIAQLVPFLTASIILTISPGPDIIYVLVQSIANGRKAGIMTTIGLVSGILIHTSLVAFGVSAIIKESESFFLAIRIFGAVYLFYLAFKVYSAESRISLSNRALPEKSNLSLFKTGFIMNVLNPKVTIFFLAFFPGFLWDTGEDTVLQFYTLGGLFMLQALLIFGMVAMLAGRISGYLNSHSASGRILKWLQIFVFLGIGLFILF, translated from the coding sequence GTGATAGCACAGCTTGTCCCGTTTCTTACAGCTTCCATTATCCTCACTATTTCCCCGGGGCCAGATATTATATATGTGCTGGTGCAAAGTATAGCCAATGGCAGGAAAGCGGGAATTATGACTACCATTGGGCTGGTCTCAGGAATATTGATACATACCAGCCTGGTAGCCTTTGGAGTTTCAGCAATTATAAAAGAATCGGAAAGTTTTTTTCTGGCTATCAGGATTTTTGGGGCCGTTTACCTTTTCTATCTCGCTTTCAAAGTTTATTCAGCAGAAAGTAGGATATCTTTATCCAATAGGGCCTTGCCGGAAAAATCAAATCTTTCCCTCTTCAAAACAGGCTTTATAATGAATGTCCTTAACCCCAAGGTAACTATATTTTTCCTTGCTTTTTTTCCTGGTTTCTTATGGGATACAGGCGAAGATACTGTCCTGCAGTTCTATACACTGGGAGGGCTTTTTATGCTGCAGGCCCTGCTCATTTTTGGAATGGTAGCTATGCTGGCTGGAAGGATCTCCGGTTACCTTAACAGTCACTCTGCTTCAGGAAGAATATTGAAGTGGCTGCAGATCTTTGTTTTTCTTGGCATTGGCTTATTTATTCTTTTTTGA
- a CDS encoding TOBE domain-containing protein produces the protein MADEILILQGGELIQKDEAANLYTKPNSIYVASLFGNTIQLSHELQSAFKCPLNPACSHAIRNENFAINEECEHVTHARVLKRTFLGNDTQLLLKLDSGQQLAVLTKDRNVADRIKIGFNSSDVLEFNN, from the coding sequence GTGGCAGATGAGATCCTTATCCTCCAGGGTGGGGAATTGATCCAGAAAGATGAAGCTGCCAACCTTTACACCAAACCCAATTCGATTTATGTAGCTTCCTTGTTTGGCAATACGATCCAATTAAGTCATGAGTTGCAATCCGCATTTAAATGCCCGCTTAACCCTGCCTGTTCTCATGCCATCAGGAATGAGAATTTTGCTATTAATGAAGAGTGTGAGCACGTGACTCATGCCAGGGTTTTAAAAAGGACTTTCCTTGGAAATGATACCCAGCTGCTGTTAAAGTTGGACAGCGGTCAACAACTGGCGGTACTTACCAAGGACCGTAATGTGGCCGATCGTATAAAGATTGGTTTCAATTCCAGCGATGTTCTTGAGTTCAATAATTAG